In one window of Candidatus Scalindua sp. DNA:
- a CDS encoding toll/interleukin-1 receptor domain-containing protein — translation MKKNCLFVSHSSKDGDCEMALRKGLENLGLEIRFDSCDGEPSKELHPETKQEIEEARAFIVVIGTETKSADRVVKETAHALEQMKKGDNDYKVIPLILEGVEPEAVTTVLGKEPVGMKIQIGSGGIDEAIPQILAALGERLSEEQKQSILASIGAQLRRISPEMREKMKPLGVFQGGGSISNITYVLKLNEAERDLLVKELLEIGLAEPMPYGFIRFHPALCPYLYQELDQSMRNTYQARWGESMRQLVEFLNKKRSEDTHLADSLTQLEQMNLLQMLRYVQAQDVPEVTMDLAVMLEELVAQLETPGILAKVTEIRKEEEKKSGEWGHNRFEVLRIQIERLMSIGSLPRALSVAQVLLDKCEQAGENSYAGADYDLAEAHMLLGRVLRVGGAAEDALKSIDEALRRFQLLADRGDSDTTVKMVAASLAKRGECLFDLGRFKDAAAAYEGSIRKAGEVKSERQIALAKGQLGMVRMSLGQYEESLRSHDEAREIFDNLGDPNMVAVACQQTGVVHEEIGQFDEAEQAYLQALAINVEQKNTMDEAKCLGSLGSFYAKIGRSEDAVNYFQRAAGIYREINDMANEGRVRGNLTITLIILKRYEEARREILRAIECFKPYGHNVEPWRAWDKLREIELAEGNQEAASRARKQSVQVYLACRRDGGEDQNPSARLCVLFEEALKKQKPEEVRKQLDEVANDPKIPVSGKLLVSKLQEILAGSRERELAEDLGLNYADAAEILFLLERLERVKVGV, via the coding sequence ATGAAAAAAAATTGTCTATTTGTTTCCCATAGTAGTAAAGACGGTGACTGTGAAATGGCTCTTCGCAAGGGGCTGGAAAATCTTGGCCTGGAAATCCGTTTCGATTCATGTGATGGAGAACCCTCTAAGGAATTACACCCTGAAACAAAACAGGAGATTGAGGAGGCCCGTGCATTTATTGTGGTGATTGGTACCGAGACGAAAAGTGCTGACCGTGTTGTGAAGGAGACCGCACATGCCCTGGAGCAGATGAAAAAAGGTGATAATGATTACAAAGTGATTCCTCTTATACTGGAAGGTGTTGAACCTGAAGCCGTAACCACGGTTTTGGGGAAAGAACCCGTTGGAATGAAGATTCAAATTGGTTCCGGTGGTATTGATGAAGCGATACCGCAAATTCTGGCGGCACTGGGAGAACGACTATCAGAAGAGCAGAAACAGTCTATCCTGGCCAGTATCGGAGCTCAGTTACGCCGTATCTCTCCGGAAATGAGAGAGAAAATGAAGCCGTTGGGCGTGTTTCAGGGGGGAGGGAGTATTTCCAACATAACGTATGTTTTAAAATTAAACGAAGCGGAAAGGGATTTATTAGTTAAGGAATTATTGGAGATTGGTCTGGCTGAACCGATGCCGTATGGTTTCATACGCTTTCATCCAGCCCTTTGTCCTTACCTGTATCAGGAATTAGATCAGTCCATGCGCAACACATACCAGGCTCGGTGGGGCGAAAGTATGCGGCAATTGGTAGAGTTTCTGAATAAGAAACGGTCTGAAGACACGCATCTTGCGGATTCTTTGACACAACTCGAACAGATGAACCTCCTGCAGATGCTGCGATATGTACAGGCACAGGATGTACCTGAGGTTACCATGGATCTGGCGGTAATGCTTGAAGAGCTCGTCGCACAGCTTGAAACACCAGGCATCCTGGCAAAAGTGACAGAAATTCGCAAAGAGGAGGAGAAGAAATCGGGCGAATGGGGTCATAACAGATTTGAAGTATTGAGGATACAGATTGAAAGATTGATGAGTATTGGAAGTCTGCCCAGGGCGTTAAGTGTTGCCCAGGTCCTCCTGGATAAGTGTGAACAGGCTGGTGAGAATTCTTATGCGGGAGCAGATTATGATCTGGCAGAGGCCCACATGCTCTTGGGCCGTGTATTAAGGGTGGGGGGTGCCGCTGAAGATGCGCTCAAATCAATTGATGAGGCACTCAGACGCTTTCAGCTGCTGGCAGACAGGGGGGATAGTGATACTACGGTGAAGATGGTAGCCGCTTCACTTGCGAAAAGAGGTGAGTGTCTTTTTGACCTTGGGCGCTTCAAAGATGCTGCTGCCGCTTACGAAGGGAGTATACGGAAGGCTGGAGAGGTTAAAAGCGAGAGGCAGATTGCTCTTGCAAAAGGTCAGCTCGGAATGGTTCGTATGTCTCTGGGACAATATGAGGAATCACTTAGGTCTCATGATGAGGCTCGAGAAATATTTGATAATCTTGGTGATCCCAACATGGTTGCCGTTGCCTGTCAACAGACGGGAGTGGTTCATGAGGAGATTGGCCAATTCGATGAAGCGGAGCAGGCATATCTTCAGGCACTGGCTATCAATGTAGAGCAGAAGAATACGATGGACGAGGCCAAGTGTCTTGGAAGTCTCGGAAGTTTCTACGCAAAGATTGGGAGGTCAGAAGATGCCGTGAATTATTTTCAAAGGGCAGCCGGTATATATCGAGAAATCAACGATATGGCAAACGAGGGGCGTGTCCGCGGCAATCTTACTATCACCTTGATCATACTAAAGCGTTACGAAGAAGCCAGGCGTGAGATTCTGAGGGCTATTGAATGTTTCAAACCCTATGGTCATAATGTTGAACCCTGGAGGGCGTGGGACAAACTGCGCGAAATTGAACTGGCAGAGGGAAACCAGGAGGCCGCTTCCCGGGCACGGAAGCAGTCGGTCCAGGTATATCTTGCCTGCCGCCGTGACGGTGGAGAAGATCAGAATCCGAGCGCGAGGCTGTGTGTATTGTTTGAGGAAGCCTTGAAGAAACAGAAGCCGGAAGAGGTCCGAAAACAACTGGACGAAGTTGCCAACGACCCTAAAATACCTGTATCAGGGAAACTCCTGGTTTCAAAATTACAGGAGATCCTGGCCGGTTCCCGTGAGAGAGAGCTGGCGGAGGATCTCGGACTCAATTATGCGGATGCAGCCGAAATTCTGTTTTTACTGGAAAGGCTGGAAAGAGTGAAAGTTGGTGTATAA
- a CDS encoding DUF3820 family protein: MKIAKTRMPFGKYKDMLLLDLPEWYIVWYANKGFPEGELGNLLKCVYEIKLNGLEYLFKPLR, from the coding sequence TTGAAAATTGCGAAAACCCGTATGCCGTTTGGTAAATATAAAGATATGTTGCTGCTGGACCTGCCCGAGTGGTATATCGTATGGTATGCGAATAAGGGGTTTCCCGAAGGCGAGCTGGGTAACCTGCTCAAGTGTGTCTATGAAATCAAACTCAATGGACTCGAATACCTGTTTAAACCGCTCAGATAA
- a CDS encoding TIGR00730 family Rossman fold protein, producing the protein MKAKKGKKTVTSPKKFSICPEYRIAHILEESDEKVSSWRILKIVGDFVSGYEFLKRYDLAVSIFGSARRGFEDEVYLEAQKLGNKLAKKGFAVITGGGPGIMEAANRGAHEAQGKSVGINIQLPAEQHTNPFVKESIAVNYFFVRKLMLSFASEVYVFFPGGFGTLDEFFELITLIQTKKSKPVPIILVNREYWSPLLEWIQNNVYEKNHAIDAEDMEIYNLVNTADEAFKLIQKLVNNK; encoded by the coding sequence ATGAAGGCAAAAAAAGGGAAAAAAACCGTGACCTCGCCGAAAAAATTTTCTATTTGTCCGGAATATCGAATTGCACATATCCTTGAAGAATCAGACGAAAAAGTTTCATCCTGGAGGATTTTAAAGATCGTTGGCGACTTTGTAAGTGGGTATGAGTTTTTAAAACGGTATGATCTTGCGGTAAGTATTTTTGGAAGCGCCCGCCGTGGATTCGAAGATGAAGTTTACCTGGAGGCACAAAAACTGGGAAATAAGCTGGCAAAGAAAGGGTTTGCTGTCATTACGGGAGGTGGCCCCGGCATCATGGAAGCCGCAAACAGAGGGGCACATGAGGCTCAAGGTAAATCTGTCGGTATTAATATCCAGTTGCCTGCAGAACAACATACAAATCCATTTGTAAAGGAATCAATTGCCGTTAACTATTTTTTTGTACGGAAATTGATGCTCTCTTTCGCATCCGAGGTGTATGTTTTTTTTCCTGGGGGGTTTGGAACCCTTGATGAGTTTTTTGAATTGATCACCCTGATTCAGACAAAAAAAAGCAAGCCCGTTCCCATCATCCTGGTGAACAGGGAGTATTGGTCACCACTTCTGGAGTGGATACAGAATAATGTCTATGAAAAGAACCATGCTATTGATGCGGAGGACATGGAAATTTATAATTTAGTGAACACCGCTGATGAGGCGTTTAAGTTGATTCAGAAACTGGTGAATAATAAGTAG
- a CDS encoding AAA family ATPase produces MKALKPESLYHSCDPDQFTFETTNDLEDLHEIIGQPRAVEAVQFGLGIDREGYNIFAFGPAGIGKHTFVQQFLKKEAASRSTPPDWCYVCNFEDPQKPRALSLPPGRGIQLKKDIEHLLEELQTVIPTAFQSEEYRTRRQDIEDEFKEKEQQIIEKLQRRAKEKGLNVFRTPVGVAFAPSRNGKVLTPEEFQKLPEEERLRIEKEVDALQKESQDIFQQLPRWENEIRNKLRELSREIARFVVSNLINELKKTYEDLAEVLHYLEALQEDIIDNIKDFLKNEPFQRSPEGTAGQLSNEAPSLSVYMINLLVDHSNSSGASVVYEDHPTYQNLIGRVEYLSEMGTLLTDFSMIKAGALHRANGGYLILDAQKILTQPYAWEGLKRVLRSRQIRIESLGQMFSLISTVSLEPEPIPLTIKVVLVGSPMLYYLLCRYDPEFNKLFKVAADFDDQMSRNQEHQQLYARLIGTLVRKEALCPFDRTAVARVIEQSSRLKGDNEKLTTRFQSIADLLRESDYYTKQSNKAVVTAVEVQKAIDTRLYRSGRLRERLHEEIVRNTILIDTGGEMIGQVNGISVIQLGDFAFGSPSRITARVRVGKGEVINIEREVKLSGPIHSKGVLILSGFLGGRYAKEHPFSLTVSLVFEQSYGGVEGDSASSAELYVILSAIADIPLKQSLAVTGSVNQHGQIQAIGRVNEKIEGFFDICRAKGLNGEQGVLIPGSNVKHLMLRRDVVDAVTEGLFHIYPVETIDQGIEILTGIPAGTPDTSGKYPEGTVNGLVKTELEELAEKRSVFLASEEEKKNR; encoded by the coding sequence ATGAAAGCACTCAAACCGGAATCCTTATATCATTCCTGTGATCCGGACCAGTTTACCTTTGAGACAACAAACGATCTGGAGGATCTTCACGAAATAATAGGACAGCCACGTGCTGTGGAAGCCGTGCAGTTCGGCTTAGGTATTGATCGGGAAGGATATAATATTTTTGCATTCGGACCTGCCGGTATTGGAAAACACACCTTTGTTCAGCAATTCCTGAAAAAAGAAGCTGCTTCCAGATCAACCCCTCCTGACTGGTGTTATGTGTGCAATTTTGAAGACCCGCAAAAACCCCGCGCATTGAGCCTGCCTCCAGGCAGGGGCATACAACTGAAAAAAGATATAGAACATTTGCTGGAAGAGTTACAGACAGTCATTCCCACCGCATTTCAAAGTGAGGAATACCGTACACGGAGGCAGGATATTGAGGATGAATTCAAGGAGAAGGAACAGCAGATAATTGAAAAACTTCAGCGCCGTGCAAAAGAAAAGGGTTTAAACGTCTTTCGCACCCCGGTTGGCGTGGCATTCGCACCATCACGAAACGGCAAGGTCCTGACTCCCGAAGAATTCCAGAAATTACCGGAAGAGGAACGATTGCGCATAGAAAAGGAAGTGGATGCGCTCCAGAAGGAATCACAGGATATCTTTCAGCAGTTACCCCGCTGGGAAAACGAGATCCGAAACAAGCTGAGAGAGCTCAGCCGGGAAATTGCACGTTTTGTTGTCAGTAATCTCATCAATGAACTAAAGAAAACCTATGAAGATCTGGCTGAAGTTTTGCACTATCTGGAAGCTCTTCAGGAGGATATCATCGATAATATAAAGGATTTTCTTAAAAATGAGCCGTTTCAAAGAAGCCCGGAAGGTACAGCCGGTCAGCTTTCAAATGAAGCTCCATCATTGAGCGTTTATATGATAAATCTTCTGGTTGATCACAGTAACTCAAGCGGCGCATCGGTGGTGTATGAGGATCATCCCACCTACCAGAATCTGATCGGAAGAGTGGAATATCTGTCAGAAATGGGAACCCTGCTTACCGATTTTTCCATGATAAAGGCTGGAGCACTTCACCGGGCCAATGGCGGATACCTTATCCTCGATGCACAGAAAATATTGACGCAACCGTATGCCTGGGAAGGTCTGAAACGCGTATTAAGATCAAGACAGATCCGTATAGAATCACTGGGGCAGATGTTCAGCCTGATCAGTACTGTCTCCCTTGAACCGGAACCAATACCCCTTACCATAAAAGTGGTTCTTGTTGGCAGCCCCATGCTCTATTATCTGCTCTGCAGATACGACCCTGAATTCAATAAACTGTTTAAGGTTGCGGCTGATTTTGATGATCAGATGAGCCGCAATCAGGAACATCAGCAGCTCTATGCCCGGCTCATCGGAACTCTCGTCAGAAAGGAGGCACTGTGCCCTTTTGACCGGACTGCCGTTGCGCGGGTCATCGAACAAAGTTCCCGATTGAAAGGTGACAACGAAAAACTCACGACCCGGTTTCAAAGTATCGCCGATCTGCTTCGCGAGTCAGACTACTATACAAAACAGAGCAATAAAGCTGTTGTCACTGCTGTTGAAGTACAAAAAGCAATTGATACCAGGCTGTACCGTTCCGGGAGATTGAGAGAACGACTTCATGAAGAAATAGTACGGAACACTATCCTGATTGATACCGGCGGGGAAATGATTGGTCAGGTAAACGGGATTTCCGTGATACAACTGGGTGACTTTGCATTCGGAAGCCCCAGTCGTATCACGGCCAGAGTGCGCGTTGGCAAGGGTGAAGTAATTAATATTGAGCGGGAGGTGAAACTCAGCGGCCCGATCCATTCCAAGGGGGTATTGATCCTTTCAGGCTTCCTGGGAGGGAGGTATGCAAAAGAACACCCGTTTTCCCTCACTGTGAGCCTGGTCTTTGAGCAGTCTTACGGTGGAGTGGAAGGAGACAGTGCATCATCTGCTGAACTGTATGTAATACTCTCTGCCATTGCAGACATCCCTCTCAAGCAGTCCCTTGCTGTCACGGGATCGGTAAACCAGCACGGACAGATACAGGCTATCGGCAGAGTAAACGAAAAGATCGAAGGTTTTTTTGATATCTGCAGGGCCAAAGGACTGAACGGGGAACAGGGTGTGCTTATACCAGGTTCCAATGTGAAACACCTCATGCTGAGAAGGGATGTCGTCGATGCCGTTACCGAGGGGCTGTTTCATATTTACCCTGTTGAAACCATTGATCAGGGGATAGAAATTCTTACCGGAATACCTGCCGGCACACCTGATACTTCGGGAAAGTATCCTGAGGGAACGGTAAACGGTCTGGTTAAAACAGAACTTGAAGAACTGGCAGAAAAACGATCGGTTTTTCTTGCCTCCGAAGAAGAAAAGAAGAATAGATGA
- a CDS encoding universal stress protein — translation MNSKELERTIRHILVALDGSPHSLAALEAAADMAAYLNAGLSGIFIEDINLLNLADLSFIKQVDTFSASLRPIDRQHISRQFRMQAIRARNALEQVADRTHIQWSFRVIRGHVTAEIMAAASEADIVILGKAGWSPTREKRLGTTAQKILSEAPCLTMVLQHGIRLELRLMVLFDKSGDAQKALGVAAQLLQGKAGQLTVLLSVEEEAALQETHAQIDTFLQEYDLQAHYYTLTDINAQKLASLVDREKIGVLLLPGSSRLLKEESLQALLRQAECPVLIVR, via the coding sequence ATGAACAGTAAAGAACTCGAACGAACTATTCGGCACATACTGGTGGCCCTGGATGGCTCACCGCATAGCCTGGCTGCTTTGGAAGCAGCGGCCGACATGGCGGCGTATCTTAATGCAGGGTTATCCGGGATCTTTATTGAGGACATAAACTTACTCAACCTGGCTGATCTGTCTTTTATAAAACAGGTAGATACTTTTTCTGCTTCCCTCAGGCCTATTGACCGACAGCATATCAGCCGCCAATTCCGTATGCAGGCAATACGTGCCAGAAATGCGTTGGAACAGGTTGCAGACCGTACCCATATACAATGGTCATTTCGTGTTATCCGGGGACATGTAACTGCTGAAATAATGGCAGCAGCCTCAGAAGCAGACATCGTTATCCTGGGAAAGGCAGGGTGGTCTCCCACCAGGGAGAAACGATTGGGAACGACTGCACAGAAAATCCTTTCAGAAGCGCCTTGCCTGACGATGGTCCTTCAACACGGTATCCGTCTTGAATTACGTCTCATGGTTTTATTTGATAAATCAGGGGACGCACAAAAGGCGCTTGGTGTCGCTGCGCAGCTCCTGCAGGGCAAGGCCGGACAATTAACGGTCCTTCTGTCTGTGGAGGAAGAAGCCGCTCTTCAGGAAACACACGCGCAGATTGATACCTTTTTACAGGAATACGATCTGCAGGCACACTATTACACGTTGACTGATATAAACGCTCAGAAGCTGGCTTCTCTGGTAGACAGAGAAAAAATCGGGGTATTACTCCTGCCCGGGTCGAGTCGTCTGCTTAAGGAGGAATCACTTCAGGCACTGTTAAGACAGGCAGAGTGCCCGGTCTTAATAGTTCGGTAA
- the corA gene encoding magnesium/cobalt transporter CorA — protein sequence MFKHIKKRRKKAGSPPGTLIHVGETKAETVRITVIDYDGESYREREIQRIEDCFKLKETSTVTWINISGLHQIEIVEKMGKHFELHPLLLEDVLNTSQRPKIEDFGEYLFIVMRMFFCNEVKNEIETEQVSFFVGPQYVISFQEKEGDVFGPVRERIRNGKGRIRKCSTDYLVYTLIDAIVDHYFIILEKTGEKIDRLEEEVLTNATSETLQAIHTLKREMIFMRKSVWPLREVIGTFERTESPLVRETTTIYLRDVYDHTIQIIDTIETFRDVISGMLDVYLSSISNKMNEVMKILTLIATIFIPLTFIAGIYGMNFKYMPELEWKWGYFSIWLLMLIVGITMGLYFKRKKWL from the coding sequence ATGTTTAAACACATAAAAAAGAGACGCAAAAAAGCCGGTTCTCCACCGGGAACGCTTATCCATGTTGGAGAAACGAAAGCGGAAACGGTAAGGATCACGGTCATTGATTATGACGGAGAGTCTTATAGAGAAAGAGAGATACAGCGGATCGAAGATTGCTTCAAATTGAAAGAGACATCAACGGTAACCTGGATTAACATAAGCGGTCTTCATCAAATAGAGATCGTAGAGAAGATGGGGAAACATTTCGAATTGCACCCGCTCCTCCTTGAAGATGTGTTAAATACGAGTCAACGTCCCAAGATAGAAGATTTTGGCGAATACCTGTTTATTGTCATGAGAATGTTTTTTTGTAACGAAGTAAAAAACGAAATAGAAACGGAACAGGTAAGTTTTTTCGTTGGCCCACAATACGTGATCTCTTTTCAGGAAAAAGAGGGAGATGTCTTCGGTCCTGTACGGGAGCGGATCAGGAACGGGAAAGGGAGAATACGGAAGTGTAGCACCGATTATCTTGTGTACACATTAATTGATGCAATCGTTGATCATTATTTTATTATCCTTGAAAAAACAGGGGAAAAAATTGACCGTCTGGAGGAAGAGGTACTGACAAACGCAACATCGGAAACCTTACAGGCCATTCACACCCTAAAAAGAGAGATGATTTTTATGCGAAAGTCCGTGTGGCCGTTGAGAGAGGTCATCGGTACCTTTGAAAGAACTGAATCTCCACTGGTCAGAGAGACGACAACCATATACCTCAGGGATGTTTACGACCATACCATTCAAATAATTGACACAATTGAAACCTTTCGGGATGTGATTTCAGGAATGCTTGATGTGTATCTTTCAAGTATCAGTAACAAGATGAATGAAGTAATGAAGATTCTCACCCTTATTGCCACCATATTTATTCCTCTGACTTTTATCGCAGGCATTTACGGTATGAATTTTAAATACATGCCAGAACTTGAGTGGAAGTGGGGATATTTCTCCATCTGGCTGTTAATGTTGATCGTAGGCATCACTATGGGGCTGTACTTTAAAAGAAAAAAATGGTTATAA
- a CDS encoding glycosyltransferase has product METKKRYASAIRENVHEWTKEIQDVDILVGIPCYNNEDTIAHVVSTAAEGLRTYFPDKKSALFISDGGSTDDTREKAYSAPVPEGTQRRVTIYRGTPGKGTSFRAVFEVAMHLKADCCVVVDSDLRSITPEWIKLLAEPIIKKHAGFVAPYYIRHKNDGTITNNIVYPMTRALYGLRIRQPIGGDFGFSGEIAVLYTKEDVWNTDVAKFGIDVWMSTTAINTGLKVVQAHLGTKVHDAKDPAEHLAPMFRQVVSTLFYLMGKYETKWKAIKGSTPVDTIGTPDMIAKIEPVSVNFSKLDIEFLEGFSHFDPLYKQIIEPEPYIQLAKNVRKLKKTGEVVFPADLWAKILYNFAFTYQTWSRNRKKLVDIMVPLYFGRTSAYCHEVADLDSKEAEKVVENQAKVFEDRKSALIKKYEAWE; this is encoded by the coding sequence ATGGAAACAAAGAAAAGATATGCAAGTGCTATCCGTGAAAATGTTCATGAATGGACAAAAGAGATACAGGATGTCGATATCCTCGTAGGTATTCCCTGTTATAATAACGAAGATACAATAGCTCATGTAGTATCAACTGCGGCAGAAGGATTAAGGACCTATTTTCCTGATAAAAAAAGTGCTCTATTCATATCCGATGGAGGGTCTACCGACGATACCCGGGAAAAGGCCTATTCGGCACCTGTTCCAGAAGGGACCCAGAGAAGGGTTACCATATATCGTGGTACACCGGGAAAGGGTACCTCATTCAGAGCAGTATTTGAAGTTGCGATGCATTTAAAAGCTGACTGCTGTGTAGTGGTAGACTCTGATTTAAGAAGCATTACCCCTGAATGGATAAAACTGCTTGCCGAACCAATTATCAAGAAGCATGCCGGATTTGTAGCTCCCTATTATATAAGACATAAAAATGACGGTACCATTACAAATAATATCGTTTACCCGATGACACGGGCACTCTATGGGCTGAGAATAAGACAGCCTATAGGCGGTGATTTTGGTTTTAGCGGTGAAATTGCCGTTCTTTACACAAAAGAAGATGTTTGGAATACAGACGTCGCTAAATTCGGTATAGACGTATGGATGAGCACTACAGCCATAAACACCGGACTGAAGGTTGTACAGGCGCATCTTGGAACAAAGGTGCATGATGCAAAAGACCCGGCAGAGCATTTAGCACCGATGTTTCGTCAGGTAGTCAGCACCCTGTTCTATCTTATGGGTAAATACGAGACAAAATGGAAGGCTATAAAGGGAAGCACTCCGGTAGATACAATTGGAACCCCTGATATGATTGCCAAGATAGAACCTGTGTCGGTAAATTTCAGCAAACTTGATATCGAATTTTTAGAAGGTTTTTCTCATTTCGATCCCTTATATAAACAGATCATAGAGCCCGAACCATATATTCAGCTCGCTAAGAATGTCCGTAAATTGAAAAAAACCGGAGAGGTCGTATTTCCTGCTGATTTATGGGCCAAGATATTGTATAATTTTGCCTTTACCTATCAGACATGGAGCAGAAACAGGAAAAAACTTGTAGACATCATGGTTCCACTTTATTTCGGCAGGACCTCAGCATATTGTCATGAGGTTGCAGACCTGGACTCCAAAGAGGCGGAAAAGGTCGTAGAAAACCAGGCAAAAGTATTTGAAGACAGAAAGTCTGCGTTGATCAAAAAATATGAAGCGTGGGAATAA
- a CDS encoding DUF502 domain-containing protein → MKHHLRKHLLAGIFVILPVGITLFILKFLLNISAGNLVAILVKYWDDAPAILLWFISLVIFILIVYLLGLITAHIIGRRLIVFGENIIMEIPLLKTIYGVSKQVVSSFVDQNRVTFKSVALIEFPTPGVRTFGFITGSIEDTQGQKCYKVFVPTTPNPTSGFFLIVSEDAIQHTSISVENCIKLIISGGIISPSSLRIDSMNNEVV, encoded by the coding sequence ATGAAACACCACCTTCGCAAACACTTACTTGCCGGAATATTTGTTATCCTGCCTGTCGGAATCACCCTTTTTATTTTAAAATTTTTACTGAACATTTCGGCAGGCAACCTGGTGGCCATATTAGTCAAATATTGGGACGATGCACCTGCAATATTGTTATGGTTTATCTCACTGGTGATATTCATCCTTATTGTTTACCTGCTGGGACTCATCACTGCTCATATAATCGGACGCCGATTAATCGTTTTCGGAGAGAACATCATTATGGAGATACCTCTTTTAAAAACAATTTACGGAGTTTCAAAACAAGTTGTAAGCTCATTTGTTGACCAGAACCGCGTGACGTTCAAATCCGTGGCACTGATAGAGTTCCCTACGCCTGGAGTTCGGACTTTCGGTTTCATTACCGGTTCCATAGAAGATACACAGGGACAGAAATGTTATAAGGTATTTGTTCCTACAACTCCGAACCCCACATCAGGATTCTTTCTGATTGTTTCTGAAGATGCAATTCAGCATACCAGTATTTCTGTTGAGAACTGCATTAAACTGATTATCTCAGGCGGGATAATCAGTCCATCATCGCTCCGGATAGATAGCATGAATAACGAAGTTGTATAA
- a CDS encoding MFS transporter, translated as MVTIYNSIQKSEVRKTLKLSIYEGSLSGISTSIIEFFIRPFALFLSASVFQIGMLSSISQLLISFTQLWLPETLKRFKSRRNFVALFALVQALMAVPILFVPFVPEIMQIPMLIAFFCLYTVIGSMISSVWGSLLSDIVPRRITGLYFGKRDRIVGLFSLAFTLLTGFLLQRSMQNIIWGFIAIFGFACLLRIVSSSLLLRHYDVPLHVKPEHHFSFFQFLKRSKSENFGKYVFFKAGMSFSVFFAAPYFTVYMLERIHFGYIQFIVISTSPLFFGLLLKPVWGKVGDTFGNLFVIRICSMVISLVPAAWLISGNFYYLAIIQIPYGLAWSGFNLCTTNFIYDSAIPEKRVRCISYFHTITTFSACIGAFLGGWAAYYVPELWGERLLSIFVISAVLRSITCMFFYGRVKEIKRVRPFEF; from the coding sequence ATGGTTACAATTTATAATAGCATTCAAAAGAGTGAGGTACGTAAGACATTGAAGCTATCAATTTATGAAGGTAGTTTGTCCGGTATTTCAACTTCAATCATTGAATTTTTTATCAGGCCGTTTGCACTCTTTTTAAGTGCGAGTGTTTTTCAGATCGGCATGCTCTCATCCATTTCCCAGTTACTTATCAGTTTTACTCAGCTTTGGCTTCCGGAAACCCTCAAACGATTCAAGAGCAGAAGAAACTTTGTCGCTCTTTTTGCTCTGGTTCAGGCGCTTATGGCAGTTCCCATACTATTCGTGCCGTTTGTTCCGGAAATAATGCAGATCCCGATGTTAATAGCATTTTTCTGCCTGTACACCGTCATAGGTTCCATGATTTCTTCTGTCTGGGGATCGCTCCTGTCTGATATCGTCCCGAGAAGAATAACAGGGTTGTATTTCGGTAAAAGGGATCGTATCGTAGGGCTTTTCTCGCTTGCATTCACTTTGTTAACGGGTTTTTTACTTCAGAGGAGTATGCAGAATATCATCTGGGGATTTATAGCGATTTTCGGCTTTGCATGTCTCCTCAGAATAGTCTCTTCATCCCTTTTGCTGAGACACTATGATGTCCCTCTTCATGTTAAGCCTGAACACCACTTCTCATTTTTTCAGTTTCTCAAGAGATCAAAGTCGGAAAATTTTGGCAAATACGTCTTTTTTAAAGCGGGAATGTCTTTTTCGGTATTTTTTGCAGCGCCGTATTTTACCGTCTATATGCTTGAAAGAATACATTTCGGATATATTCAATTCATCGTTATAAGCACGAGCCCCCTTTTTTTTGGTCTCCTGCTAAAGCCTGTATGGGGCAAAGTTGGAGATACTTTCGGTAATCTGTTTGTCATAAGAATCTGCAGTATGGTGATTTCACTTGTCCCGGCAGCATGGCTTATTTCAGGCAATTTTTATTACCTGGCAATTATACAGATACCTTACGGACTTGCCTGGAGCGGTTTTAATTTATGTACTACTAATTTTATCTATGATTCTGCAATCCCAGAGAAGAGAGTACGCTGCATATCGTATTTCCACACCATTACCACTTTTTCCGCCTGTATCGGCGCTTTTCTGGGAGGATGGGCTGCTTATTACGTACCGGAATTGTGGGGAGAAAGACTTTTGTCGATTTTTGTAATATCAGCTGTTCTCAGAAGCATAACCTGCATGTTTTTCTATGGTCGTGTTAAAGAGATCAAGCGTGTAAGGCCGTTTGAATTTTAA